A genomic window from Cucumis melo cultivar AY chromosome 8, USDA_Cmelo_AY_1.0, whole genome shotgun sequence includes:
- the LOC103484924 gene encoding UDP-glycosyltransferase 91A1-like, translating into MAVDNKLHIAIFPWLAFGHMIPFLELSKLIAQKGHRVSFVSTPRNIDRLPTKLPPHLSSFLRFVKLPFPQIHDLPPDAEATSDVPYDKVQFLKKALDDLKQPLVDFLQSSDVDWILFDFAPYWLSQDVGPTLGIKTAFFSIYTPECLVFLGPMFGDNRIKPEDFTVSPDWVPFPTNVVFRHFEIMRIFDSVSGNITGVSDLDRMKRGAHYSDLVVVRGCPEFGQEWIQLLGDIYCKPVFPVGQLPTTEYETGDENPAWGTIKEWLDKQPKASVVYVAFGSEAKPSQNELTEIALGLEKSDLRFFWVFRTRRGPSDPDPIELPEGFEERTKERGVVWTTWAPQLKILGHESVGGFLTHSGWSSVVEAIQSEKALVLLTFLADQGINARVLEEKKMGYSVPRNELDGSFTRDAVAESLKLVVAEEEGKIYRETIRKAKSLFVNKEKDDKLIDRLLDHMKEKMTKNEPL; encoded by the coding sequence ATGGCCGTCGACAACAAGCTTCATATAGCCATCTTTCCATGGCTAGCTTTCGGCCATATGATACCTTTCCTTGAGCTCTCCAAACTTATTGCTCAAAAAGGTCACCGAGTCTCTTTCGTTTCCACTCCCAGAAACATCGATCGACTCCCCACCAAACTCCCTCCCCATCTATCTTCTTTTCTCCGCTTCGTCAAACTTCCTTTCCCTCAAATCCATGATCTGCCCCCCGACGCAGAGGCCACATCCGATGTCCCTTACGACAAAGTTCAGTTTCTCAAAAAGGCCCTCGACGACCTCAAACAACCCCTCGTTGACTTTCTTCAATCTTCCGATGTTGATTGGATCTTGTTCGACTTCGCTCCCTATTGGTTGAGTCAAGACGTTGGACCAACACTTGGAATCAAAACTGCTTTCTTTAGTATTTACACTCCTGAATGTCTTGTATTTCTCGGACCCATGTTCGGCGATAATCGAATTAAACCAGAGGATTTTACTGTTTCCCCTGATTGGGTTCCCTTCCCAACTAACGTGGTGTTTCGCCACTTCGAAATCATGAGGATCTTCGATAGTGTATCCGGTAACATCACCGGAGTTTCTGATTTAGATCGCATGAAAAGGGGTGCCCATTACAGCGATTTAGTGGTTGTGAGAGGCTGCCCTGAATTTGGACAGGAGTGGATTCAATTACTTGGTGATATATACTGTAAACCTGTTTTCCCAGTAGGTCAACTTCCAACGACGGAGTACGAAACAGGGGATGAAAATCCAGCGTGGGGGACGATTAAAGAGTGGCTGGACAAACAACCCAAAGCTTCGGTTGTTTACGTGGCATTTGGAAGTGAGGCTAAGCCCAGTCAGAATGAACTGACAGAAATCGCTTTAGGATTGGAAAAATCAGATCTGCGATTCTTTTGGGTGTTTAGAACACGACGAGGACCAAGCGACCCAGATCCAATTGAATTACCCGAGGGTTTTGAGGAACGAACCAAAGAACGGGGTGTTGTGTGGACTACCTGGGCGCCACAGTTGAAAATATTGGGGCATGAGTCGGTGGGTGGGTTCTTGACACACTCCGGTTGGAGCTCTGTCGTGGAAGCGATTCAGAGTGAAAAGGCTTTGGTGTTACTGACATTTCTTGCAGATCAAGGAATCAATGCGAGGGTGTTGGAAGAGAAGAAGATGGGTTACTCAGTTCCGAGGAACGAATTAGATGGTTCGTTTACAAGGGATGCGGTGGCAGAATCATTGAAGCTAGTAGTAGCAGAGGAAGAAGGTAAGATTTACCGAGAAACAATAAGAAAGGCGAAATCTTTGTTTGTGAATAAAGAGAAAGACGACAAACTAATTGATCGGCTATTGGACcatatgaaagaaaaaatgacCAAAAATGAACCACTTTGA
- the LOC103484926 gene encoding uncharacterized protein LOC103484926 translates to MALLGDDGRGYELARKLETLGVWRTWLGDFSYSIFVPFLSSTSTWDTFMRTDDSKSRAQIQLQLRARALLFDKASVSLFLRSTPSPSSPSYSTGNSLSSSSLAISKLNPNYLQLHGDDVYFTLENSSKDGVQQREGHVSSNKASGKIQPKAASSAGPRSRESDIGDSSQRLKNELPEAWYSQFIEKYRVKQPYRLSHGNNVADKRTSEEMSSYLRLLEKHKKRRTVFKDDLLTNFGNSVSANASSSVFDFSNSVEDDANFFPEIMFTFNCVPESALPPPDDMKDNRKPEISGVIDTLPQPITRNSAMMERLGVKPDYVSTERGVNVHRAKSGSGGNRKSLGQEQSFQMSQKVVARMLMSLGFEGATEVPLEVFSQFLSCHICKLGSTLRVLADSYRKQCSAVDLLRMFLKTMGYSNFGPLADIVKDGSRNYVRQSTHHGVQPQLQAQHQTLLQVPQQVPRQMHPQMQQMVHTQAFQQQQQQQFVLEKMRRRQAATPRAVMEANKDRPLLQVKVENTELPMDGNALNALNIRHPQLQFRQQQIAAMSNIHASPGNQFRQMPSMQMPQIQTPNTNVVRAPPVKVEGFQELMGGDSSSKHDSEEARLTSPSSK, encoded by the exons ATGGCTCTCCTCGGCGACGATGGTCGGGGCTATGAGCTAGCTCGAAAGCTCGAAACGCTTGGGGTATGGCGGACTTGGCTCGGAGATTTCAGTTACTCTATCTTTGTGCCTTTTCTCTCTTCGACTTCCACATGGGATACATTCATGCGAACCGACGATTCAAAATCTAGGGCTCAGATCCAGCTACAACTTAGGGCTCGGGCTCTTCTTTTCGACAAAGCTAGCGTCTCCCTCTTCCTCCGTTCCACTCCCTCGCCTTCTTCACCTTCTTATTCTACTGGAAATTCGTTATCGTCCTCTTCTCTGGCTATTTCGAAGCTCAATCCTAATT ACTTGCAGCTTCACGGTGATGATGTATATTTTACACTAgaaaattcttcaaaagatgGGGTTCAACAGCGGGAGGGTCATGTTTCCTCCAATAAGGCTTCCGGCAAG ATTCAGCCAAAAGCAGCTTCAAGTGCTGGGCCAAGATCTAGAGAATCTGACATTGGTGATTCATCCCAAAGATTGAAAAATGAACTTCCTGAAGCATGGTACAGTCAGTTCATTGAGAAGTATAGAGTTAAACAGCCATATCGTTTGTCACATGGGAACAATGTTGCAGACAAAAGAACATCCGAGGAAATGTCTTCTTACCTTAGATTACTTGAGAAACATAAGAAAAGGCGTACGGTCTTTAAAGACGATCTACTGACAAATTTTGGAAATTCTGTCTCAGCAAATGCCTCCAGTTCTGTTTTCGATTTCAGTAATTCAGTTGAAGATGATGCTAATTTTTTCCCAGAAATCATGTTTACTTTTAACTGTGTGCCGGAGAGTGCACTTCCACCGCCTGATGATATGAAAGACAATAGGAAACCGGAAATTTCTGGAGTCATTGACACTTTGCCTCAACCTATTACTAGGAATTCGGCCATGATGGAGAGGCTTGGTGTGAAGCCTGATTATGTTAGCACAGAACGGGGTGTTAATGTACACCGTGCAAAAAGTGGATCAGGAGGGAACAGGAAAAGTCTTGGTCAAGAGCAATCTTTTCAGATGTCTCAGAAAGTAGTAGCTCGAATGTTGATGAGTTTAGGGTTTGAGGGTGCCACAGAAGTTCCATTGGAGGTTTTCTCCCAGTTTTTGAGCTGTCATATCTGTAAACTTGGTAGCACTTTGAGAGTACTGGCTGATAGTTACAGAAAGCAGTGTTCGGCTGTGGATTTACTCAGGATGTTCCTTAAAACAATGGGATATAG TAATTTTGGACCCTTGGCGGACATTGTCAAGGATGGTTCCAGGAATTATGTACGGCAATCCACGCACCATGGAGTCCAGCCACAGTTGCAGGCGCAGCATCAGACCCTTCTTCAAGTGCCTCAGCAA GTACCCAGACAAATGCATCCCCAGATGCAGCAGATGGTTCATACACAAGCATTTCAGCAACAGCAGCAGCAGCAATTTGTGCTTGAAAAGATGCGAAGACGGCAAGCTGCAACCCCACGTGCTGTTATGGAAGCAAACAAAGACAGACCACTACTTCAAGTCAAGGTTGAAAACACAGAATTGCCAATGGATGGTAATGCCTTAAATGCTCTTAACATCAGACATCCACAGTTGCAGTTCCGCCAACAGCAAATTGCAGCTATGTCTAATATTCATGCTTCACCGGGAAATCAGTTCAGGCAAATGCCTTCTATGCAAATGCCCCAAATCCAGACACC GAATACTAATGTCGTTAGGGCTCCACCGGTGAAGGTTGAAGGCTTCCAAGAACTGATGGGTGGGGATTCTTCATCTAAACATGACTCGGAGGAAGCTAGATTGACTTCCCCTTCAAGTAAATAG
- the LOC103484927 gene encoding putative U-box domain-containing protein 50 isoform X2 — translation MNAKEEKVFVAIGNDLRDGFKTLGWTLRKWKSHPISIVILHVSYNNSMEYVHTPFGKLPVSSVSEEKVEVLRRYEQEKINKILSKYVEFCGKVRAEILKVEKSDKPVHKLIVDLVSELGITNLVIGFTFMKSSSWKPKNAISGSFYIYRNKAHFCELYVIWGGKQVFLRDERIMEDESGVRISKISTKHSLKGWLGKMFVEDPTYFSDRNLSLSSSSPHSSNSMSSQNYWDHNVQELENYYEELLSLNVQEEEDCEQDQDGVLENSSSTRFNILDYLDSNMERIEHLRTKIEEARKSIQLMRDEAKGSSERQAKAEWAINLCSQRTDELEAKIKEEVTIREDLQKELDSAKEYILEIVADIEESKTRLSSLLKLQAELSSKLQISTAEKSRLEAQLEKTAKTKKGMVRAIEELRRQREILHRRIEFCKDRDAIGMGERSIEVSCSTRVYTVEEITLATDNFSEQMRLSSRVYRGRINHLSVAIQMITSGNRLSEDDFQSKVELLSHIHHPHLIAMIGFCPELKCIVFDYMHSGSLSDRLLPSNSNKRSKKICRPLMWSERIRIASEVCSGLSFLHQAQPQPISHGKLTLSKILLDQNLAAKVTGFGLDELDEGRGIELDIRAFGALLLHIVTGRTGAGQIEEVLSMGKVGLVQILDEKAGQWPLSLVDHLLDLALRCATPNGSSSDVKLGTVMEEIDEIKRKADDLVVGNGKKVEVIEGADAANEDVDDVPRIFICPILQEVMKNPHVAADGFSYELEAIEQWIGAGHETSPMTNLKLQHPYLTPNHTLRSLIQDWQNENSNV, via the exons ATGAACGCCAAAGAAGAGAAGGTTTTTGTCGCTATCGGGAACGATCTTCGAGATGGGTTCAAGACCTTGGGATGGACTCTAAGGAAATGGAAGTCTCACCCAATTTCAATAGTGATTCTTCATGTCTCCTACAACAATTCCATGGAATACGTTCACACTCCAT TTGGGAAGCTGCCTGTGAGTTCTGTAAGTGAGGAGAAAGTGGAAGTTCTAAGGAGATATGAGCAGGAAAAGATCAACAAGATACTCTCTAAATATGTGGAATTCTGTGGCAAG GTAAGAGCAGAGATTCTCAAAGTTGAGAAATCTGATAAACCTGTTCATAAGCTCATTGTTGACTTGGTTTCAGAACTGGGAATAACCAATTTGGTCATTGGTTTCACATTCATGAAATCTTCATCTTG GAAGCCAAAGAATGCTATTAGTGGTTCGTTTTACATTTATAGGAACAAGGCCCATTTTTGCGAGTTATATGTAATATGGGGAGGAAAACAGGTATTTCTCAGAGACGAAAGAATCATGGAAGATGAAAGCGGTGTAAGGATCTCTAAAATCAGCACTAAGCATTCGTTAAAGGGTTGGCTGGGAAAGATGTTCGTGGAAGACCCAACCTATTTCTCAGACAGGAATTTGAGTCTCTCGTCTTCTTCACCACATAGTTCAAATTCGATGAGCTCTCAAAATTATTGGGACCATAATGTTCAAGAACTAGAGAACTACTATGAGGAATTACTTTCATTGAATGTGCAGGAAGAAGAAGACTGTGAGCAGGATCAAGATGGTGTCCTTGAAAATTCTAGTTCAACCCGGTTCAATATTCTGGATTATCTGGATTCAAACATG GAAAGAATTGAGCACCTGCGAACTAAAATTGAGGAAGCTCGCAAGAGCATCCAGTTGATGAGAGATGAAGCAAAGGGTAGTTCTGAAAGGCAAGCTAAAGCAGAGTGGGCCATTAATTTGTGCAGTCAGCGG ACTGACGAGCTTGAAGCTAAGATAAAAGAAGAGGTTACAATTAGGGAAGACTTGCAAAAAGAATTGGATTCTGCAAAAGAATACATCCTTGAAATAGTAGCCGATATCGAGGAAAGCAAGACCAGATTAAGTTCACTTCTCAAACTCCAAGCTGAATTATCAAGCAAGCTACAAATTTCCACAGCAGAAAAATCACGTTTAGAGGCTCAATTGGAGAAGAcagcaaaaacaaaaaagggGATGGTGAGAGCAATCGAGGAGCTGAGAAGACAAAGAGAGATTCTTCACCGGAGAATTGAGTTCTGTAAAGATAGAGATGCCATTGGAATGGGCGAAAGGTCAATCGAAGTGTCTTGTAGTACAAGAGTGTACACGGTGGAAGAGATCACCTTGGCCACAGATAACTTTTCAGAACAAATGAGATTGAGTTCCCGAGTGTATAGAGGACGTATCAACCATTTGTCAGTTGCAATCCAGATGATCACCTCAGGAAATCGTCTGTCAGAAGACGATTTCCAATCTAAG GTGGAGCTTTTAAGCCATATCCATCACCCTCATCTGATTGCCATGATAGGATTCTGCCCTGAGCTCAAATGCATTGTCTTTGATTACATGCATAGTGGTAGCTTAAGTGACAGACTACTTCCTTCCAATTCCAACAAGAGATCCAAGAAAATCTGTCGCCCTCTCATGTGGAGCGAAAGAATCCGTATAGCTTCAGAGGTATGCTCAGGCCTGAGCTTCCTTCACCAGGCTCAACCTCAACCCATTTCTCATGGCAAGCTCACCCTGTCCAAAATTCTCCTAGACCAAAACCTTGCTGCGAAAGTCACTGGTTTTGGGCTCGACGAATTGGATGAAGGTAGAGGTATTGAGTTGGACATCCGAGCTTTTGGGGCTCTGTTGCTACACATTGTAACTGGGAGGACTGGGGCAGGGCAGATTGAGGAGGTATTGTCAATGGGTAAGGTGGGTCTGGTCCAGATTCTAGATGAAAAAGCTGGACAGTGGCCATTGAGCTTGGTTGATCATCTACTTGATCTGGCTTTGAGATGTGCAACTCCAAATGGTTCCAGTTCAGATGTTAAATTGGGAACGGTCATGGAAGAGATCGATGAGATCAAGAGGAAAGCAGATGATCTGGTTGTGGGAAATGGAAAGAAAGTGGAAGTTATTGAAGGTGCAGATGCAGCTAATGAGGACGTAGATGATGTGCCAAGAATCTTCATCTGTCCCATCTTGCAG GAAGTGATGAAGAACCCACATGTGGCAGCAGACGGGTTTTCGTATGAGCTAGAGGCCATAGAACAATGGATAGGAGCAGGACACGAAACATCACCAATGACCAACTTGAAGCTGCAACACCCTTATCTCACCCCTAATCATACTCTTCGCTCTCTAATTCAGGACTGGCAAAATGAGAACTCAAATGTTTAA
- the LOC103484927 gene encoding putative U-box domain-containing protein 50 isoform X1, with amino-acid sequence MNAKEEKVFVAIGNDLRDGFKTLGWTLRKWKSHPISIVILHVSYNNSMEYVHTPFGKLPVSSVSEEKVEVLRRYEQEKINKILSKYVEFCGKVRAEILKVEKSDKPVHKLIVDLVSELGITNLVIGFTFMKSSSWKPKNAISGSFYIYRNKAHFCELYVIWGGKQVFLRDERIMEDESGVRISKISTKHSLKGWLGKMFVEDPTYFSDRNLSLSSSSPHSSNSMSSQNYWDHNVQELENYYEELLSLNVQEEEDCEQDQDGVLENSSSTRFNILDYLDSNMNPEERIEHLRTKIEEARKSIQLMRDEAKGSSERQAKAEWAINLCSQRTDELEAKIKEEVTIREDLQKELDSAKEYILEIVADIEESKTRLSSLLKLQAELSSKLQISTAEKSRLEAQLEKTAKTKKGMVRAIEELRRQREILHRRIEFCKDRDAIGMGERSIEVSCSTRVYTVEEITLATDNFSEQMRLSSRVYRGRINHLSVAIQMITSGNRLSEDDFQSKVELLSHIHHPHLIAMIGFCPELKCIVFDYMHSGSLSDRLLPSNSNKRSKKICRPLMWSERIRIASEVCSGLSFLHQAQPQPISHGKLTLSKILLDQNLAAKVTGFGLDELDEGRGIELDIRAFGALLLHIVTGRTGAGQIEEVLSMGKVGLVQILDEKAGQWPLSLVDHLLDLALRCATPNGSSSDVKLGTVMEEIDEIKRKADDLVVGNGKKVEVIEGADAANEDVDDVPRIFICPILQEVMKNPHVAADGFSYELEAIEQWIGAGHETSPMTNLKLQHPYLTPNHTLRSLIQDWQNENSNV; translated from the exons ATGAACGCCAAAGAAGAGAAGGTTTTTGTCGCTATCGGGAACGATCTTCGAGATGGGTTCAAGACCTTGGGATGGACTCTAAGGAAATGGAAGTCTCACCCAATTTCAATAGTGATTCTTCATGTCTCCTACAACAATTCCATGGAATACGTTCACACTCCAT TTGGGAAGCTGCCTGTGAGTTCTGTAAGTGAGGAGAAAGTGGAAGTTCTAAGGAGATATGAGCAGGAAAAGATCAACAAGATACTCTCTAAATATGTGGAATTCTGTGGCAAG GTAAGAGCAGAGATTCTCAAAGTTGAGAAATCTGATAAACCTGTTCATAAGCTCATTGTTGACTTGGTTTCAGAACTGGGAATAACCAATTTGGTCATTGGTTTCACATTCATGAAATCTTCATCTTG GAAGCCAAAGAATGCTATTAGTGGTTCGTTTTACATTTATAGGAACAAGGCCCATTTTTGCGAGTTATATGTAATATGGGGAGGAAAACAGGTATTTCTCAGAGACGAAAGAATCATGGAAGATGAAAGCGGTGTAAGGATCTCTAAAATCAGCACTAAGCATTCGTTAAAGGGTTGGCTGGGAAAGATGTTCGTGGAAGACCCAACCTATTTCTCAGACAGGAATTTGAGTCTCTCGTCTTCTTCACCACATAGTTCAAATTCGATGAGCTCTCAAAATTATTGGGACCATAATGTTCAAGAACTAGAGAACTACTATGAGGAATTACTTTCATTGAATGTGCAGGAAGAAGAAGACTGTGAGCAGGATCAAGATGGTGTCCTTGAAAATTCTAGTTCAACCCGGTTCAATATTCTGGATTATCTGGATTCAAACATG AATCCTGAGGAAAGAATTGAGCACCTGCGAACTAAAATTGAGGAAGCTCGCAAGAGCATCCAGTTGATGAGAGATGAAGCAAAGGGTAGTTCTGAAAGGCAAGCTAAAGCAGAGTGGGCCATTAATTTGTGCAGTCAGCGG ACTGACGAGCTTGAAGCTAAGATAAAAGAAGAGGTTACAATTAGGGAAGACTTGCAAAAAGAATTGGATTCTGCAAAAGAATACATCCTTGAAATAGTAGCCGATATCGAGGAAAGCAAGACCAGATTAAGTTCACTTCTCAAACTCCAAGCTGAATTATCAAGCAAGCTACAAATTTCCACAGCAGAAAAATCACGTTTAGAGGCTCAATTGGAGAAGAcagcaaaaacaaaaaagggGATGGTGAGAGCAATCGAGGAGCTGAGAAGACAAAGAGAGATTCTTCACCGGAGAATTGAGTTCTGTAAAGATAGAGATGCCATTGGAATGGGCGAAAGGTCAATCGAAGTGTCTTGTAGTACAAGAGTGTACACGGTGGAAGAGATCACCTTGGCCACAGATAACTTTTCAGAACAAATGAGATTGAGTTCCCGAGTGTATAGAGGACGTATCAACCATTTGTCAGTTGCAATCCAGATGATCACCTCAGGAAATCGTCTGTCAGAAGACGATTTCCAATCTAAG GTGGAGCTTTTAAGCCATATCCATCACCCTCATCTGATTGCCATGATAGGATTCTGCCCTGAGCTCAAATGCATTGTCTTTGATTACATGCATAGTGGTAGCTTAAGTGACAGACTACTTCCTTCCAATTCCAACAAGAGATCCAAGAAAATCTGTCGCCCTCTCATGTGGAGCGAAAGAATCCGTATAGCTTCAGAGGTATGCTCAGGCCTGAGCTTCCTTCACCAGGCTCAACCTCAACCCATTTCTCATGGCAAGCTCACCCTGTCCAAAATTCTCCTAGACCAAAACCTTGCTGCGAAAGTCACTGGTTTTGGGCTCGACGAATTGGATGAAGGTAGAGGTATTGAGTTGGACATCCGAGCTTTTGGGGCTCTGTTGCTACACATTGTAACTGGGAGGACTGGGGCAGGGCAGATTGAGGAGGTATTGTCAATGGGTAAGGTGGGTCTGGTCCAGATTCTAGATGAAAAAGCTGGACAGTGGCCATTGAGCTTGGTTGATCATCTACTTGATCTGGCTTTGAGATGTGCAACTCCAAATGGTTCCAGTTCAGATGTTAAATTGGGAACGGTCATGGAAGAGATCGATGAGATCAAGAGGAAAGCAGATGATCTGGTTGTGGGAAATGGAAAGAAAGTGGAAGTTATTGAAGGTGCAGATGCAGCTAATGAGGACGTAGATGATGTGCCAAGAATCTTCATCTGTCCCATCTTGCAG GAAGTGATGAAGAACCCACATGTGGCAGCAGACGGGTTTTCGTATGAGCTAGAGGCCATAGAACAATGGATAGGAGCAGGACACGAAACATCACCAATGACCAACTTGAAGCTGCAACACCCTTATCTCACCCCTAATCATACTCTTCGCTCTCTAATTCAGGACTGGCAAAATGAGAACTCAAATGTTTAA
- the LOC103484927 gene encoding putative U-box domain-containing protein 50 isoform X3, which translates to MKSSSWKPKNAISGSFYIYRNKAHFCELYVIWGGKQVFLRDERIMEDESGVRISKISTKHSLKGWLGKMFVEDPTYFSDRNLSLSSSSPHSSNSMSSQNYWDHNVQELENYYEELLSLNVQEEEDCEQDQDGVLENSSSTRFNILDYLDSNMNPEERIEHLRTKIEEARKSIQLMRDEAKGSSERQAKAEWAINLCSQRTDELEAKIKEEVTIREDLQKELDSAKEYILEIVADIEESKTRLSSLLKLQAELSSKLQISTAEKSRLEAQLEKTAKTKKGMVRAIEELRRQREILHRRIEFCKDRDAIGMGERSIEVSCSTRVYTVEEITLATDNFSEQMRLSSRVYRGRINHLSVAIQMITSGNRLSEDDFQSKVELLSHIHHPHLIAMIGFCPELKCIVFDYMHSGSLSDRLLPSNSNKRSKKICRPLMWSERIRIASEVCSGLSFLHQAQPQPISHGKLTLSKILLDQNLAAKVTGFGLDELDEGRGIELDIRAFGALLLHIVTGRTGAGQIEEVLSMGKVGLVQILDEKAGQWPLSLVDHLLDLALRCATPNGSSSDVKLGTVMEEIDEIKRKADDLVVGNGKKVEVIEGADAANEDVDDVPRIFICPILQEVMKNPHVAADGFSYELEAIEQWIGAGHETSPMTNLKLQHPYLTPNHTLRSLIQDWQNENSNV; encoded by the exons ATGAAATCTTCATCTTG GAAGCCAAAGAATGCTATTAGTGGTTCGTTTTACATTTATAGGAACAAGGCCCATTTTTGCGAGTTATATGTAATATGGGGAGGAAAACAGGTATTTCTCAGAGACGAAAGAATCATGGAAGATGAAAGCGGTGTAAGGATCTCTAAAATCAGCACTAAGCATTCGTTAAAGGGTTGGCTGGGAAAGATGTTCGTGGAAGACCCAACCTATTTCTCAGACAGGAATTTGAGTCTCTCGTCTTCTTCACCACATAGTTCAAATTCGATGAGCTCTCAAAATTATTGGGACCATAATGTTCAAGAACTAGAGAACTACTATGAGGAATTACTTTCATTGAATGTGCAGGAAGAAGAAGACTGTGAGCAGGATCAAGATGGTGTCCTTGAAAATTCTAGTTCAACCCGGTTCAATATTCTGGATTATCTGGATTCAAACATG AATCCTGAGGAAAGAATTGAGCACCTGCGAACTAAAATTGAGGAAGCTCGCAAGAGCATCCAGTTGATGAGAGATGAAGCAAAGGGTAGTTCTGAAAGGCAAGCTAAAGCAGAGTGGGCCATTAATTTGTGCAGTCAGCGG ACTGACGAGCTTGAAGCTAAGATAAAAGAAGAGGTTACAATTAGGGAAGACTTGCAAAAAGAATTGGATTCTGCAAAAGAATACATCCTTGAAATAGTAGCCGATATCGAGGAAAGCAAGACCAGATTAAGTTCACTTCTCAAACTCCAAGCTGAATTATCAAGCAAGCTACAAATTTCCACAGCAGAAAAATCACGTTTAGAGGCTCAATTGGAGAAGAcagcaaaaacaaaaaagggGATGGTGAGAGCAATCGAGGAGCTGAGAAGACAAAGAGAGATTCTTCACCGGAGAATTGAGTTCTGTAAAGATAGAGATGCCATTGGAATGGGCGAAAGGTCAATCGAAGTGTCTTGTAGTACAAGAGTGTACACGGTGGAAGAGATCACCTTGGCCACAGATAACTTTTCAGAACAAATGAGATTGAGTTCCCGAGTGTATAGAGGACGTATCAACCATTTGTCAGTTGCAATCCAGATGATCACCTCAGGAAATCGTCTGTCAGAAGACGATTTCCAATCTAAG GTGGAGCTTTTAAGCCATATCCATCACCCTCATCTGATTGCCATGATAGGATTCTGCCCTGAGCTCAAATGCATTGTCTTTGATTACATGCATAGTGGTAGCTTAAGTGACAGACTACTTCCTTCCAATTCCAACAAGAGATCCAAGAAAATCTGTCGCCCTCTCATGTGGAGCGAAAGAATCCGTATAGCTTCAGAGGTATGCTCAGGCCTGAGCTTCCTTCACCAGGCTCAACCTCAACCCATTTCTCATGGCAAGCTCACCCTGTCCAAAATTCTCCTAGACCAAAACCTTGCTGCGAAAGTCACTGGTTTTGGGCTCGACGAATTGGATGAAGGTAGAGGTATTGAGTTGGACATCCGAGCTTTTGGGGCTCTGTTGCTACACATTGTAACTGGGAGGACTGGGGCAGGGCAGATTGAGGAGGTATTGTCAATGGGTAAGGTGGGTCTGGTCCAGATTCTAGATGAAAAAGCTGGACAGTGGCCATTGAGCTTGGTTGATCATCTACTTGATCTGGCTTTGAGATGTGCAACTCCAAATGGTTCCAGTTCAGATGTTAAATTGGGAACGGTCATGGAAGAGATCGATGAGATCAAGAGGAAAGCAGATGATCTGGTTGTGGGAAATGGAAAGAAAGTGGAAGTTATTGAAGGTGCAGATGCAGCTAATGAGGACGTAGATGATGTGCCAAGAATCTTCATCTGTCCCATCTTGCAG GAAGTGATGAAGAACCCACATGTGGCAGCAGACGGGTTTTCGTATGAGCTAGAGGCCATAGAACAATGGATAGGAGCAGGACACGAAACATCACCAATGACCAACTTGAAGCTGCAACACCCTTATCTCACCCCTAATCATACTCTTCGCTCTCTAATTCAGGACTGGCAAAATGAGAACTCAAATGTTTAA
- the LOC103484928 gene encoding protein SKIP34, producing the protein MCNGHHRPLFRGSPPPYQTSVPENGAASVVDNLRGRLEETELRLAQVRAREAELSRLLEEMKRLVSVMEILENYLKRQYSDRQEYVVRLLSPVSRK; encoded by the coding sequence ATGTGTAACGGCCACCACCGACCATTGTTCAGAGGTAGCCCTCCTCCATACCAGACCTCCGTACCGGAAAACGGCGCCGCATCCGTTGTGGACAACCTACGGGGCCGATTAGAAGAAACCGAGTTGCGGCTGGCTCAAGTTAGGGCTCGAGAGGCGGAGCTCAGCCGACTCTTGGAGGAAATGAAACGGTTAGTATCTGTGATGGAGATCCTCGAGAACTACCTGAAACGGCAGTACAGCGACCGTCAAGAATATGTGGTTCGTCTCCTCTCCCCTGTATCTCGAAAATAA